A section of the Amycolatopsis sp. AA4 genome encodes:
- a CDS encoding PadR family transcriptional regulator, with amino-acid sequence MPTNALDNPLVLPMLGLLVETPRHQYALLRELRTRYPFLNPKTSTVYTLVGTLTRKGLVEPDGDGDPQPVRLTEAGLADFRERIERQLRDADPNLDSRFLIALAYLGALPPSRAVTLLRDRAERVGEQHRELAKTLDNADLPEMQMIEVHFLVSRLRHDAGWLARTADRIENGDLVPPR; translated from the coding sequence GTGCCGACGAACGCCCTGGACAACCCGCTCGTGCTGCCGATGCTGGGCCTGCTCGTGGAAACCCCGCGCCACCAGTACGCGCTCCTGCGCGAACTCCGCACGCGCTATCCGTTCCTGAACCCGAAAACGTCGACCGTGTACACGCTGGTCGGCACGCTGACCCGCAAGGGCCTCGTCGAACCGGACGGCGACGGCGACCCGCAGCCGGTGCGGCTGACCGAAGCGGGCCTCGCCGATTTCCGCGAACGGATCGAACGGCAGCTGCGCGACGCCGACCCGAACCTCGACTCCCGGTTCCTGATCGCGCTGGCCTACCTCGGCGCGCTGCCGCCTTCCCGCGCGGTGACCCTGCTGCGCGACCGGGCAGAGCGGGTCGGCGAGCAGCACCGTGAGCTGGCGAAGACGCTCGACAACGCCGATTTGCCGGAAATGCAGATGATCGAGGTGCATTTCCTGGTTTCGCGACTCCGGCACGACGCCGGATGGCTCGCCCGCACCGCGGACCGGATCGAGAACGGAGACCTCGTCCCGCCCCGGTGA
- a CDS encoding superoxide dismutase family protein — MRSKKLVAGALGACALVMGLAPAASSQSGQQSPETDRQPAGAAYRDGDSASATLKDAKGDEVGSAWFTADSRSHAVWVEVYLKRNFTPGFHGMHIHEKGNCTVGDPKNPFTAAGGHLMPMDPHTGLPIGQLPPVQVRSNGRGYLKFVLDTFTLDQLFGPDGTSIIVHSKSDNFANIPADRYSVRGDPNAPVPDAKTKATGDAGSRFACGVLTRDQN, encoded by the coding sequence GTGCGCAGTAAGAAGTTGGTGGCAGGCGCGTTGGGTGCCTGCGCACTGGTCATGGGCTTGGCTCCGGCGGCCAGCAGCCAAAGCGGCCAGCAGTCGCCGGAGACGGACCGGCAGCCTGCCGGGGCGGCCTACCGCGACGGCGACTCCGCCTCCGCCACGCTCAAAGACGCCAAGGGCGACGAGGTCGGCTCCGCATGGTTCACCGCCGACAGCCGTTCGCACGCCGTTTGGGTCGAGGTGTACCTCAAACGGAATTTCACGCCCGGTTTCCACGGCATGCACATTCACGAAAAGGGAAACTGCACCGTCGGCGACCCGAAAAACCCGTTCACCGCGGCGGGCGGGCATCTGATGCCGATGGACCCGCACACCGGGCTGCCGATCGGGCAGCTGCCGCCGGTCCAGGTGCGGTCGAACGGTCGTGGGTACCTCAAGTTCGTGCTGGACACCTTCACCCTGGACCAGTTGTTCGGTCCTGACGGGACCTCGATCATCGTGCACTCGAAGTCCGACAATTTCGCGAACATTCCCGCCGACCGCTACAGCGTCCGGGGCGACCCCAACGCACCGGTGCCGGACGCGAAAACCAAGGCGACCGGCGACGCGGGTTCCCGGTTCGCCTGCGGTGTGCTCACCCGGGACCAGAACTGA